TTAAACCTTCACCCTGCTGTCGAAGTTTTTCATTGGCTATTTGAAGTTCTTCATTTAAAACTTCCAGTTCCTCAGCAATTTGCTGGGTTCCTTCTAAAAGGCCTTTAATTCGTTCTTCCGATTTTTTACGCTCAGTAATATCGCGTGCTACATGAACGCTTCCCATAATTTTTCCCGCTGAATCATAAAGCGGTGATGCGCTGACAATGAAATCACCACCTAAAACTTCTTCATGAATTTCTGTGGTGTGTTCAAGCCCATCAGAAAGCAACTGGCTATGCGGACAGGGAGAAGGAGATTCTCTTGCTCCATGAACAGCATAATAACAGGGCAGACCAACACATTCATCTGGAGTAACGCCTAATTTCGCGGCCATGGCTTTATTTGCACGAATGACTCTGTGTTTTCTGTCAAGTATGGCTATTAAATCTGGGACTGCGTTAAAAGTTTGTTCCCAATCCTTTTTAGCCTGAATAGCTTCATTTTTTGTCTGTTTATTCTCAGAATTTTCAATCAAATCCCACTTCCCCTCACGCTTAGTAAGGGCAAACTCATGATTATTGACAACATCTATGATTTCCGCTGCTGTACACTTATCCAGGCAATATGTACAGAGGGCTATCATTCGATACTTACCTATTACGTTATTTATAGCCTCTTCATAATCAACAAAATCTTTCCAGCCTTCTTTTTCAAGCCAGAACGTATTTCCAGTCAGTCTTAAACCTTCATAACCCTTGGCAATGGCCTTATTCAGCTTGGAAATCCAGCCGTTCAGTATTCTATTTGAATCGAAATCACCATCTATTACATACCATTCGGTATAGGGAATGATTTCGATCTGTCCTTTCTCCAGATAATAATGAATATCCGGAACTGCTTTTTCCAGCGCTTCTTTTGCTTCCTCTACTGAAAGAGGTTCAGATGTAACCCACATGCAAAATTCGTTATTTTCAAGACCTGCTTTAAAGTAAGGGACAAGAACATCAACTAAATCTTCTTTTGTCTTGTAAAACTGGCAGAAATGAGTCCCCCATGGAGTATCCCCAACTAGGTCAATACCTGACTTTCTCAATTCCATTTTATTTTCCCCTTTAATGCCTTCTTAATGGAACATCAGCGCTTAAAACTCCCCTTTTTTTATGATAATAATCGGTTTTAAAAATAATTGAATAAAGTTTGTCATAGTTACTTTAATCTTTTACTATTTAAAGGTGAATAGTGAACTATTTAAAACCAGTATTTCTGTATTTAAATTGTTTGTGATTGATAACTCATAAAAATAGGATGTATGGTACTTTTTTGAGAGAAAAATAATTGATTTATGTTTCATGCAAATATTTGCTTTAAAATAAGGAACAAAGGGGATACTAATAACTTAAAATCAGAAATTTTAGTGCCGGGGGCGGGATTCGAACCCGCGGCCTCACGGTATCCCAGGAAAAAGTCAGAGCACTGCTTAAATACCCTATGAGCCGTGCGCTCTAACCAGCTGAGCCACCCCGGCGTGGCTTTTCATACATTTCTTTTTATCATTTAAAAATGTTTCTATAGAGAAAATTAAAATTAAGTAATTTAAATTATTTAACCTTATTTATCTTAAAACATGCCCCATATCATTTGATGAATTTAAGTTTTTTATCTACCATACACATTGCATTATCTTTTAAAATTACTCTCTGGGCTTTATGTTTCCCTGATTTAACAATTACCCTAACATCAGATATCCTTCTCGCCTCTCCAATGACTCTATCGCCCTTTATGATATTTCCTTTATTGGTATGAACCCCGGACATTTAAATCCCTTTTAAACGGCCTTCTTTTTCTAATTCATCTGTTATTTGGCCAACCAATTCAAGATCAAGCTCAAGATCTTCTGCCACTTCAGATATGTAAGCCTCATCATAGCTCCGGTAATACCCTAAAATATCCTTTTTTGCAGTTTTATAATCAACATCTCTAAGTTTGATTATCTTTGTGGCCATGAGTTTATCTCTAACAGATTCCCTTATAAAATCAGAAACGCTTAGATATATTCCTGCTTCTATGAGATCTGATATTTCCTCGTATTCTCGAGGTGTTAATTTAGTGCCCACTGTTTTTGCACTTTTTATTTCTTCATGTTTAACTGCCATGAGTAGTTATATATGGTTAACCATATATAAAATTATTTGTCAGTTACTGTTAACCATAAAAAGGGTTAATTTCAATTCATTCAGACCATAATTAATTTTATATACTTATTTTGATTTTAAAAATGAATATTTAAATAAGACTATTAATAAACTATGCTTAATTTAGAACTTAATAAATCTTTTAGTGCTTACAATCAGTTTTAAAGTGTAATGGAGGATAAAATGGCAAAAAAAGGTTCCAACGGGGCAAATCTTGGTTTTGAACAGACACTGTGGCAGGCAGCAGACAAATTAAGGAGCAACATGGACGCTGCCGAATATAAACACGTTGTTCTGGGTTTAATTTTTCTTAAATACATTTCTGATGCATTCAGCGAGTTGCATAATAAGTTGGAGAAAGATAAATTTGCAGATCCTGAAGATCCTGATGAATACAGGGCTGAAAATGTTTTTTGGGTCCCACCAGAAGCTCGCTGGGATTATTTAGAAGGAAGAGCAAAGGATCCAGAAATTGGGAAGCTTATTGACGATGGTATGCATGCAATAGAACGTGACAACCCTGATCTTAAGGGAGTGCTCCCCAAAGACTATGCAAGGGAAGCGCTGAGCAAACCGAGATTAGGAGAACTGATCAGTTTAATTGGAACAATTGGACTTGGAGATAAGGAAAGCAGAAAAAAAGACCTCCTAGGAAGGGTTTATGAATATTTCCTGGGTCAGTTCGCCGCTGCTGAAGGTAAAAAAGGAGGGCAGTTTTACACTCCAATGAGCATCGTTAAAATCCTTGTTGAAATGATAGAACCATATGAGGGAAGAGTTTTTGACCCCTGTTGCGGCTCCGGAGGAATGTTTGTCCAGAGTGAGAAGTTCGTTGAATCTCATGGTGGAAAGCGGACAAAGCTTTCCATATTTGGACAGGAATCCAACCAGACAACATGGAGACTGTGCAAGATAAACCTTGCAATAAGAGGAATTGACGCAAATATCCAGTGGGGAGACAGTTTTCACCAGGACATGCATAAAGACCTGAAAGCCGATTATATACTGGCAAACCCACCATTTAACGATAAAGACTGGAGAGGAGAACTCTTAGAAAACGATGTACGCTGGCAATACGGTGTGCCGCCTAAAAGGAACGCCAACTTTGCCTGGGTGCAGCACTTCATTCACCATTTAAACCCTACAGGAATCGCGGGTTTTGTCTTGGCCAACGGTTCGATGTCTGCCGGCGGACAGGAAGGTAAAATAAGAGAAAAAATCGTTGAAAAAGACCTTGTGGACTGTATGGTTGCTTTACCATCGCAGTTATTTTATAATACCGGAATTCCCGCCTGTTTATGGTTTGTTACACGAGAAAAAGCAAACAGTAAATTTAGAGATAGGAGTGGGGAAGTTCTCTTCATTGATGCCCGTAAAATGGGAGAAATGATCGATAGAACTCACCGAGAATTAAATGATGAAGATATAGCAAAAATTGCAGATACTTACCATGCCTGGAGAGGTGAAGCCGTCGAACACGAAGTGTTCGGTGCATCGAAATCAGAGATTTCGAAAGGCGGAGAATATGAGGATGTTAGAGGTTTCTGCAAGTCTGTAAAGCTTGATGAGATAAGGAAGCACGGACATATCTTAACTCCCGGAAGGTACGTTGGGGTGGAGATTGAGGAAGAAGATGATGAAGTTTTTGATGAAAAGATGAAGAAGCTCACAGCAGAGCTTGGAGCTCAGTTTAAGGAGTCTGAGAAATTAGAAAAGGATATTAAGGAAAATCTAAAGATGATAGGTTATGAAATTTAAATTATTCATTAGTGGAAATCAGAATGAATTAAAGGAAGAACGCTTTGTAGTTAAAGAAGCAATAACCAACAATCATATTTTAAATGATTTTTTTGATGTTTTCCTTTTTGAAGATTTGCCTGCAAAGGGTAAAGACCCTGTTTCCACCTATATTGACGAAGTGGAAAAGAGCGATATTTATATTGGGATTATTGGTAATGTTTATGGAGAACCCAATGATGCTGGCTTATCCCCAACTGAACTTGAATTTCAAAGTTTTATTAAAGCAAATCCGCATAATGAAAGACTTATTTTTATAAAAGGAAAATCAGACGCAGATAGGGAAGAGAATACCCAAAAATTTATCCAAAAAGTAAAGAATTTAGCTACTTACAAGCGATTTGATGATTTAAATGATTTAAAAAGTTATGTTGAAGACAGTCTTACATTATTTCTGTATGATAAACACATAATACGCATAGAACCTTTTGATTTATCAATATGTGCTGAAGCGAGTTATGATGATATTGATGAAGATGCAGTTAAGGATTTCCTTGAAAAGAGAGCCACTGAATTAAATCTTGGCGTTCCATCAAGGCCAGTGAAAGATTTTCTTGTTGATATTTTAAATGTTGTAAAAGAAGTTGATGGTGAATTTAAACCCACAAATACAGGTATGCTCTTTTTTGGGAAAGATTCCGCTGAATTTATCCCTCAAAGCGAAATCAAAATGGCGCGTTTTAACGGAGTAACAAGACTCCAAACCATCGACAGCAAGGAGATAAGCAGAAGGATATATGAAATGCTGGATGAGGCAGAAATCTTTTTTAAAAGAAACACCCGCCTTGCAAATAAAATTGTAGGATTTAAACGTGTAGATATACCAGAATATCCATACGAAGCTGTTAGAGAGGCTTTAATTAATGCAATAGCCCACAGAGACTATGATCGTGAGGAATCACAGATCATGTTTTCCATTTTTGATGATAGAATTGAGATAAGCAATCCCGGCGGGCTTTTACCCGGTTTAAACATCCGCAAGCTTGAAGGGAAACATGCCACCAGAAATAAGAAAATATGTTCCATTTTTAAAGAAACTAAATATATGGAACGTTACGGCACCGGAATTATAAAGATGAAGAATTTGATGAGAGAACACGGCCTTGAAGAGCCGGAATATGAAGAAGAAGGAGATTTCTTCGTTGTTCGGTTCTATGGTCCAGGCGATAATATTCTTGATCTGGTTTCAAGCATTCCTGATGAGCAGATGACTGATTTAAAAGGGTTGGGATTGAATGATAGGCAGATAAAGGCCCTTGAGATGATGGTTAATGAAAATATGACTTTTACCAATAGTTTATATCAAAAAACATTTAATTTGGAGAGAAGAACTGCTTCAAGAGATCTTAAAAAATTATTAGATCTTAAACAGATTCGTAGGATTGGATCAGGAAGAGCAACAAAATATAAGGCAAGTTAAAAGTCATGTCCCATTAACCAGAAAAATGTCCTATTTAATGACCTATTTTTTAATGGCTCATTAAATGTTAAAATGTCCTATTAAATGTCCCAATAATATTTAGGTGAGACAAAAAACTGCATTATGAGACGAATGATGAAAATTAAGAAATGGCGCGAAAACCATATTTTTGGCGCGTATTCCGGCACATAAAATGAAATGTGAAAATATGGCGGCATGGAAAATAAAATTTGAATACAGAGCAGCAATTTATTTGGTGCATTTACGGTAAAAATGGTGCAATTCATGGTGCAAAAAATCAATATATGGCGCATAAAGTGGCGCACAAAAATGACACACAAAATTACATGAAAAATATGAGACAAAAAGTTGAATTCAATATTTCAGTGCTGCAATGGTGTATAGAATTCAATTTTGGTGCATATAACCAATAAAATCAACAATTGCATTAAACTGACCATAAACACATTAAAAACATTGTATTAGCTTAATAACACAATTTAGAATTAAAAGGCTTTAAAAAGAGATTAAGAAAAATATTGGTGGCTTGATTTATGAGTTATGAATTTGAAGAAGTTCAACCAGAAGAAATAAAGAGAAAGGTTGAAAATGCCATTAAAACGTTTATAAAAGAAGATGGTGTCCTTTTAAATATTAATGCCAGTGAAAGATCAATCGCTCATAAATTTGCCGAACATCTGCAAAGAGAATTCAAGGAATGGAATGTCGATTGCGAATATAACAAAGATAGTCATGATCTAACTGAATTAGATAGTAAACGACTTAATTCATGGAATACAGAGTGTAAAGGAATGGAAGAAAAGAAAAAAGGTACAACTGTTTATCCCGATATTATAATTCATCATAGACTTACTCAAGAAAATTTAGTAGTTATTGAAATTAAAAAGACATCCAATAGAGATGATGGATCTTGCGATAGAAAGAAGCTATGTGCCTTTATTAGAGAGTTAAAATACCATTATGGTCTTTTTATTAATTTTAAAGTTGGTAATTCTATTGGTATCCAAGAATTAGAGTGGTTTACAAAAGAAGAGTGTAAAACATGACTGAAAAATTTAAAGAAACATTTATAGGATCAATACCTCAAGAATGGGATACTGACAAACTTGAAAATCTTTGTAAAATCATTACTGATGGCTCTCATTTTTCACCTAAAGAATATACTGGTGAAAATGGAAAAATAATAGCTACAGTAAAAAATATGGATGATTTTGGCTTTAATATTAATTCTTGCAAAAGGATATGTGTTAAAGATTATGAAACTTTAGTTAAAAATGGCTGTAAGCCAGAGAAAGGAGATGTATTATTCTCAAAAGATGGAACTATAGGTCTGACTTTTGTCTATGATGATGAAATAGAATTAGTTTTACTTTCATCCATTGCTATTTTAAAAGTTAATGACAGAATTAACCCTTATTTTTTAAAATATTATCTTCAAGATAAAAAAACGCAAGATCTTATAAAATCAGGGCATACATCAGGTTCAGCATTGCCTAGAATTGTATTAAAAGATTTAAAATTGCTAGAGGTTGTAGTTCCCCCAATTAATGAACAAGAGCTAATCATTAAACATCTTTTAGCGCTAGACCAAAAAATCGAACTCAACCAGAAAATGAACCAGACCCTCGAAAAAATCGGGCAGGCAATTTTCAAGCACTGGTTCATGGACTTTGAATTCCCTGATGAAGACGGCAGGCCGTATAAATCAGGCGGCGGCGAAATGGTTGATTCTGAGCTTGGAGATATACCTAAAGGTTGGAAAATTGTAAAAGTTGGGGATTTAATAGAATTAATTTATGGTAAGGGTCTTACTAAAAATAAAAGAAACCCAGGAGAGATTCCAGTATATGGTTCAAATGGAATTACTGATTATCATAATGAAGCTTTTGTAAACGGACCAGGATTAATTATTGGTCGAAAAGGGACTGTTGGCAAAATTCACATATCCTATGGGGATTTTTGGCCAATTGATACAACATATTTTGTTAAATCAAAAATAGATTCAATAATGATTTTTTGGTATTATCTTTTAAATTCTTTAAACTTAGATAAAATGAATGTACATAGTGCTGTTCCTGGTTTGAATAGGAATGATGTTTACGAAATTTTAATAGCAATACCTAATGATAACTTATTTTACAAAATTGAAGAAATATTAAAATCTTTACATGATAAAATAGATCAAAATGATAAACAAAGCGAAAATTTATCCCAAATTCGCGATTCACTCCTCCCCAAACTCATGTCAGGCAAAATCAGACTAAACAAACCAATTAATTCTAATCAGGAATTATCTAAAGAATTAGAGGCATAAAATGAGTTCAAATTTAGATGAAGACGCAATTGAAATAGCAGCCCTCGAAATCCTCGATGAATTAGGATACGAAATCGCATACGGCCCCGACATCTCGCCAGACGGAAAATTCTCCGAAAGAGAACTCTACTCAGACGTTGTCCTCGTTGAAAGACTGCGAAATGCCATCTACAAACTAAACCCAGAAATTCCGCCAATTGCAAAAGAAGAAGCCGTCAAAAAAATTCTAAGAACAGAAAACCCCCATCTACTTGTTAACAATGAAAGATTCCATAAAATGCTTGTAAACGGCGTTATCGTGGAATACAGAAAAGACGAAGGCACAGTCCACGATATTGTACACATTTTTGATTTTGAAGACCCACAAAACAACGACTTCCTGGCCGTTAACCAGTTCACAGTTATTGAAAATAACAACAACAGAAGGCCGGACATCATTTTATTCGTTAATGGCCTGCCCCTTGTCGTTGTGGAACTTAAAAACCCCGTAGATGAAAAGGCAACCATCAAAAAAGCCTTCAACCAGATCGAAACCTACAAAGAACAGATCCCCTCATTATTCCAGTTCAACGAGATTTGCATTATAAGTGACGGAATCGAGGCAAGAGCCGGGACAATAACCTCCAAATGGGAACGTTTCATGCCCTGGAAAACCATCGAGGGCGAAAAAGAAGCAGTAAAAGTAATGCCCCAGATGGATGTTCTCTTCCGCGGGATGTTCCAAAAAGAAGTTCTGCTTGACATCATAAGACATTTCATCGTTTTTGAAAAGGAAAAGAAAAAAATCACCAAAAAAATCGCTGCATACCACCAGTACCACGCTGTAAACAAGGCAATTAACGCCACAATTAAAGCATCATGCCCACACGGCGATAAAAGGTGCGGGGTGATCTGGCACACCCAGGGGTCAGGTAAAAGTCTTATAATGGCATTTTACACCGGAAAACTTGTTTTATCCCTTGAAAACCCCACAATCGTGGTCATAACCGATAGAAATGACCTCGACGACCAGCTTTTCGGCACTTTCAGCAGCTGCCAGGATTTATTAAGGCAGGAACCAGTGCAGGCCGATTCAAGGGAACATCTGCAGGAACTTTTAGCCGTCTCATCCGGCGGAGTTGTTTTCACCACCGTCCAGAAGTTTTTCCCAGAAAAGAAAGGAAAGAAATACCCGGAACTTTCTAATAGGCGAAATATTATCGTTATTGCCGATGAAGCCCATAGAAGCCAGTATGATTTTATAGACGGCTTTGCAAGGCACATGCGCGATGCACTGCCTAATGCCTCTTTTATTGGTTTTACTGGAACTCCCCTTGAGCGCGGCGATAAAAATACAGTTAATGTGTTCGGTAATTATATTGATATTTACGATATAGAACAGGCGGTTGAAGACGGGGCAACTGTAAGGATATTCTACGAAAGCAGACT
This genomic window from Methanobacterium sp. contains:
- a CDS encoding ATP-binding protein, whose translation is MKFKLFISGNQNELKEERFVVKEAITNNHILNDFFDVFLFEDLPAKGKDPVSTYIDEVEKSDIYIGIIGNVYGEPNDAGLSPTELEFQSFIKANPHNERLIFIKGKSDADREENTQKFIQKVKNLATYKRFDDLNDLKSYVEDSLTLFLYDKHIIRIEPFDLSICAEASYDDIDEDAVKDFLEKRATELNLGVPSRPVKDFLVDILNVVKEVDGEFKPTNTGMLFFGKDSAEFIPQSEIKMARFNGVTRLQTIDSKEISRRIYEMLDEAEIFFKRNTRLANKIVGFKRVDIPEYPYEAVREALINAIAHRDYDREESQIMFSIFDDRIEISNPGGLLPGLNIRKLEGKHATRNKKICSIFKETKYMERYGTGIIKMKNLMREHGLEEPEYEEEGDFFVVRFYGPGDNILDLVSSIPDEQMTDLKGLGLNDRQIKALEMMVNENMTFTNSLYQKTFNLERRTASRDLKKLLDLKQIRRIGSGRATKYKAS
- a CDS encoding restriction endonuclease subunit S: MTEKFKETFIGSIPQEWDTDKLENLCKIITDGSHFSPKEYTGENGKIIATVKNMDDFGFNINSCKRICVKDYETLVKNGCKPEKGDVLFSKDGTIGLTFVYDDEIELVLLSSIAILKVNDRINPYFLKYYLQDKKTQDLIKSGHTSGSALPRIVLKDLKLLEVVVPPINEQELIIKHLLALDQKIELNQKMNQTLEKIGQAIFKHWFMDFEFPDEDGRPYKSGGGEMVDSELGDIPKGWKIVKVGDLIELIYGKGLTKNKRNPGEIPVYGSNGITDYHNEAFVNGPGLIIGRKGTVGKIHISYGDFWPIDTTYFVKSKIDSIMIFWYYLLNSLNLDKMNVHSAVPGLNRNDVYEILIAIPNDNLFYKIEEILKSLHDKIDQNDKQSENLSQIRDSLLPKLMSGKIRLNKPINSNQELSKELEA
- a CDS encoding class I SAM-dependent DNA methyltransferase; translated protein: MAKKGSNGANLGFEQTLWQAADKLRSNMDAAEYKHVVLGLIFLKYISDAFSELHNKLEKDKFADPEDPDEYRAENVFWVPPEARWDYLEGRAKDPEIGKLIDDGMHAIERDNPDLKGVLPKDYAREALSKPRLGELISLIGTIGLGDKESRKKDLLGRVYEYFLGQFAAAEGKKGGQFYTPMSIVKILVEMIEPYEGRVFDPCCGSGGMFVQSEKFVESHGGKRTKLSIFGQESNQTTWRLCKINLAIRGIDANIQWGDSFHQDMHKDLKADYILANPPFNDKDWRGELLENDVRWQYGVPPKRNANFAWVQHFIHHLNPTGIAGFVLANGSMSAGGQEGKIREKIVEKDLVDCMVALPSQLFYNTGIPACLWFVTREKANSKFRDRSGEVLFIDARKMGEMIDRTHRELNDEDIAKIADTYHAWRGEAVEHEVFGASKSEISKGGEYEDVRGFCKSVKLDEIRKHGHILTPGRYVGVEIEEEDDEVFDEKMKKLTAELGAQFKESEKLEKDIKENLKMIGYEI